One Clostridia bacterium genomic window, TGCGCGAGCCGGTCAAGATGGAGATCGATTACACTTACACGCGCAGTCACAACGTCGGCGAACTCCGCGACGCGTATTTCTCCATTTCGTCGGCGGTCGTCCGCAAGCGTGAACGCAAGGCGTCGCCGGAGTCGATCTCCCGCATAGTCCTGCGCCGATCGACAAGCATAGCGTCAAAGATATTCGCAATTCTTCGCGGACTTGCCCGCAGGACGCGCGTTACGCTGCTTTCGCTCGTCGGCCGCGACAACGTGCGCGGAGACGCGGTCGCGGCGTTCTTCGCGACGCTGCAGCTCGCGAGAGCCGGCAGGGTACATATAGAGAACGACGGCACGGCCCTTGCGATGACGATGACAAAAGACTCCAGGAAAAAGCTTAAACATAAAGTGAAATAAGAGGTTGGTATGGATATCTCAAGAATCGAAGCGGCGGTAGAAGCCGTTGTGTTTGCGTCGGGCGACCCCATATCCGCGGAGAGAATCTGCGAAGCGGTCGGTATCGACGCGGATACGCTTGAAAAATGTGTAAAGAATATATCCGGGCGTTACGCCGACGCGCGCTGTGGTATAGAGCTCGTCGCCCTTGACGGCAGTTATCAGATCTGCTCCAAAGGCGAGTTTTACGAGGAGATTAAGACCGCGTTGAAGCTTCGCAGCAACGCCGTTCTTTCCGACGTGGCGATGGAAACGCTTGCGATAATCGCGTATAATCAGCCCGTAACGAAAAGTTTTATCGAAGACGTTCGCGGCGTAGACTGCTCCTATATAGTCGGCAGTCTTTGCGAAAAACGACTTGTTGAAGAGCGCGGCAGACTCGATATTCCGGGCCGTCCGCTGCTTTACGGGACGACTGACAACTTCCTGCGCTGCTTCAATCTCGAATCTCTTGCCGATCTGCCGAAACTGCCGCGTCTTGAAGGCGACGATCCGGATCAGATGACGATTGAGGAATACACCGAGCAGGTCGCGCAGCAGGAAGCTGCGGAACACGCCGACGCGGAAGCCGTTGAAAACGCCGATAACGCTGAAAACGCGGACTGACGTCTGCACGGAGAGAAACTATGTGGTGGTATCTGCTTTTGATCCTGCCCGCGCTTATTCTGATTTTTCTGCTGCTCCCGGTTTACCTCACGGTCGACCTTAAAAACACCGAACCGGAGGTCAAGATAAAGCTTGGCTTTATCGATATAACCGGCGCGGTGATAAAAGAGGATAAGCCGGAAAAGGAAACCGAAAAAACCGAAAAGAAGCAAAAAAGAGCAAGGAAACGCACGCTTTCAGAACGGATAAACGAGTTCAAAGACAAGGTCGCGTTTACTCGGGACGCCTTTCGTATTATCGCGAAGAGACTGACCGTGACTCGCTTTCGGCTCGTTTGCCGCGTTGCGACGGGAGACGCCGCGCAGACCGCGGTGCTTTATGGCTCCGCCTGCGCCGCCGCGGCCGCGCTTGACGCTTTTATTAACGAATGCTTCAAGGTGAAAAAACAGAACGTGTATATCTACCCTGATTTCACGGCGCAGAAACCGGAGCTGGACGCGTTCGTTAAGATAAAGATGTTCGTTTTTTCCGCTGTCGGAGCGGGTATAAGCATATTATTCAACGCAATGAGGCGCGGACCCAAACGCGCCCGCGCATAAATATTGAAAGGACGACCTGATATGAGCGAAAACAAGATCAACGATTTTATGAGCACCGCAATGAGCGGGATCCGCGATATGATCGACGTCAATACGATAGTCGGCAATCCCGTCACGACTCCGGACGGCACGACTATCATACCGATCTCCAAGGTCTGCTTCGGCTTCGCTTCCGGCGGTTCCGACTTCGGCAAGCAGCCGGAGAAGCAGAAGTTCGGCGGCGGCAGCGGCGCCGGCGTTTCGATCACGCCCGTTGCGTTCCTTTCGATAAAGGAAGGCGACGTCCGCGTGCTTTCCGTCGACCCGGACGAAAGCGGCATAGATAAGGCGATCCAGTCCGTCCCGACGGTCATCGAAAAGCTTTCCAATATGTTCAAGCGTAAGAGCAAGAAAGAGAAGGCGAAGGAAAAGGTCGAAAAAGCCGTTGAAGAGGCAATGGACGCTGCGAAAGAAGAAGCGGAGTAAGTATGGCTAAACAGGAGCCGATAAGAATTAACAAGTTCCTTGCCGAATGCGGCGTTGCTTCGAGGCGCGCCGCGGAGGAGCTGATCCTCGCGGGCAAGGTGAAGATCGACGGCAAAACAGCCGAGCTCGGCGACAAGCTCGTTCCCGGAAAGGCGAGGGTAGAGGTCTCCGGCAAGCGCGTCGCGCTCAAGCCGAAGTCTCACATTTACATAATGCTCAACAAGCCGCGTGGATACGTTACCACGATGTCGGACGAGAAGGGCAGAAAATGTGTAGCCGATCTTGTAAAGGATGTAAAAGGCAGAGTTTTTCCGATAGGGCGCCTTGATATGCTTTCGGAAGGCCTGCTGCTTTTTACCGACGACGGAGATTTCGCAAACCGCCTGACGCATCCGCGCTTTCACATAGGCAAAACTTATAAAGTCGTCGTCAAGGGAGAGCTTTCCGAAGACGATCAAAAAGCGTTTGCCGAGGGCATAGAGCTCGACGGCGAAAAGACCGCGCCCGCGGAAATAACCGTTTCTCCGCCGAAGGACGGCAGGCAGACGGTGCATTTGACCATATTCGAGGGGAAAAACAGGGAGATCCGCCGTATGTGCGAAGTGCTCGGAGTGGAAGTTCTGCGTTTGAAGCGTGAACGCATCGGGAACCTTTCGCTCGGCCTGCTCCCGTGCGGCAAGTACAGATATTTGGGTGAAAAGGATATAAAAAAGATATTTGCCGGTGAATAGCTAACAGGAGGTACGCTTATGAAAAGAGCATATAAGTTCATTGCCGTTTTGCTGTCGGCCGCGATAGTTTTTTCATGTATGGCGTGCGCGTCATTGTTCAGCGCGGTTGCGGATGGAGAGTATATTTCCGCGCAGCTTCCCGGATTTGAGTCGTTGTCCGCGGTGCAGGTGGCTCTTATCTGGCGCGAGAATCTCCAGCGCGTTCGCACGTCAAGCGCTGTGCATCCGGACGCCTCGCCCAAGTCTCTCGAGGTGACGCTGGCGGCAACTGCCGACGGAGGAGAATACGACAGCTTCAGTTTTGCCTCCGTCACGGCAGCAGATAAGGCAATTGATGATTTTGAAAGCAACGCGCACGAGCTGCCGCGCAACGGTAAGGTCTTTGGCGACGTTTCGCTCGAGGACGTTGAGAAGATCAGCGTGTGGCTCGGAGATTATCCCGCCGGCGGCAAGGTTGTTATGAAACTGCTGACGGCTCCGAGCAGAGGCCCTTTGACCGAAAACGAGAGCTATGCCGATTATCCTCTCGGCTTTGTTTACAGAAGCGCCGAGGTAATGCCGGTTGATAACGTTGCGACTTTTGATATTTCGGATTTCGCAGCAGATAATGATTGGACCGCCGGCAGCATTTACGATCACCTCGGCGAAATCAACGCATTGATGCTTACGCTGATCCCCGGCGAAGGCAACGCCGCGTTAAACACAAAGTTTTACATTTCCGATCTGCGTGTCTGGAAAAAGGCCGCCGACTATTCCTGGACAGCCAACGTCGGAGCCGCCGCCGGCGAGTTCGGTTTTACCGTGCGTTCGGCGTCCGCGGACGCGAATATTTCCGTAACGGTTGACGGCAAGGCGATTTTGCCTTCGGGCGACGGTTATCTTAACGCGTACGGCGAAACGTGCCGCGACTATAAGGTTGATACTGCCGCTTACCGCGACGGTATGAAAACGCTGAAAGCTTTTGACGGCGAAGAATGCGTGCTCACTGCCGGAGTTATATTCGACAATGAGGCGCCGTTTGTCAATCGTATCGGCGAAGAAGCCGACTACGGCGTTACCGTTTCCGAAGGCGGCGGCGAGATAAAGATGTCCGCTTATGCCGATCCGGATACGCAGTATAAGTTCTATAAGGCCGACGTTCTTCCTGTAGTTGCCGTTGAGAATTTCTCTACGTTGAACGATATGAAGCAGCGCGATCCGCAGGGAGAGGTTGAGATCGACCTTTCGGGAAGCGCCGTGTATTCCACGATTT contains:
- a CDS encoding DUF2953 domain-containing protein, yielding MWWYLLLILPALILIFLLLPVYLTVDLKNTEPEVKIKLGFIDITGAVIKEDKPEKETEKTEKKQKRARKRTLSERINEFKDKVAFTRDAFRIIAKRLTVTRFRLVCRVATGDAAQTAVLYGSACAAAAALDAFINECFKVKKQNVYIYPDFTAQKPELDAFVKIKMFVFSAVGAGISILFNAMRRGPKRARA
- a CDS encoding rRNA pseudouridine synthase, translated to MAKQEPIRINKFLAECGVASRRAAEELILAGKVKIDGKTAELGDKLVPGKARVEVSGKRVALKPKSHIYIMLNKPRGYVTTMSDEKGRKCVADLVKDVKGRVFPIGRLDMLSEGLLLFTDDGDFANRLTHPRFHIGKTYKVVVKGELSEDDQKAFAEGIELDGEKTAPAEITVSPPKDGRQTVHLTIFEGKNREIRRMCEVLGVEVLRLKRERIGNLSLGLLPCGKYRYLGEKDIKKIFAGE
- a CDS encoding segregation/condensation protein A, yielding MEALTYKIEAYEGPLDVLLGLIRKNEINIYDIPIAELLRQFIEHIDVMRRENLEVSSEFLTMAATLVQIKSAMLLPKYEEEEDPRTELVNLLLEYERYKQAAESFREHESGVYRFVREPVKMEIDYTYTRSHNVGELRDAYFSISSAVVRKRERKASPESISRIVLRRSTSIASKIFAILRGLARRTRVTLLSLVGRDNVRGDAVAAFFATLQLARAGRVHIENDGTALAMTMTKDSRKKLKHKVK
- the scpB gene encoding SMC-Scp complex subunit ScpB, translating into MDISRIEAAVEAVVFASGDPISAERICEAVGIDADTLEKCVKNISGRYADARCGIELVALDGSYQICSKGEFYEEIKTALKLRSNAVLSDVAMETLAIIAYNQPVTKSFIEDVRGVDCSYIVGSLCEKRLVEERGRLDIPGRPLLYGTTDNFLRCFNLESLADLPKLPRLEGDDPDQMTIEEYTEQVAQQEAAEHADAEAVENADNAENAD
- the ytfJ gene encoding GerW family sporulation protein — protein: MSENKINDFMSTAMSGIRDMIDVNTIVGNPVTTPDGTTIIPISKVCFGFASGGSDFGKQPEKQKFGGGSGAGVSITPVAFLSIKEGDVRVLSVDPDESGIDKAIQSVPTVIEKLSNMFKRKSKKEKAKEKVEKAVEEAMDAAKEEAE